One window of Triticum dicoccoides isolate Atlit2015 ecotype Zavitan chromosome 5A, WEW_v2.0, whole genome shotgun sequence genomic DNA carries:
- the LOC119302670 gene encoding L-gulonolactone oxidase 2-like, translated as MSLGQKRAMESLLVVLSLGVLLQLAGCSPPPDPVMCTHGTSNCTITNTYGSFTDRTICRAAKVTYPRTEQELVAAVAAVASTKQKVRVATKHSHSIPKLACPGGDDGTIISTAWLNRTVCVDAAKRLMTVESGMLLRDLVEAAAAAGLSLPHSPYWHGLTIGGLLSTGAHGSSLWGKGGGAHEYVVGLRIVTPAPASEGFAMVRELGADHPDLDAAKVSLGVLGVISHVTLAMQPLFKRSVTMVKRDDSDFQEQVARWGHLHEYGDITWLPHQGKVIYRQDDRVDVSTPGNGLYDLPLFRTTPTRELIDARAAEERLQDNGTDTARCEAAQQQAAASERLNIFTNDGVSFTGYPVVGYQHRIQASGPCLNSPEDGLLTSCAWDPRIRGSFFDNSGFSVPLSKAPAFIADMQRLRNLNPDLFCSSVDARIGVLLRYVKASSAYLGKPEDSIGVDIIYYRSHTEGMPRAHADVVDEIEQMALRKYGGIPHWGKSRNFAFDGAIAKYPKVHEFLKVKDRYDPEGLFSNEWTDKVLGINGSPNIIKKRCAIEGLCVCSNNSHCAPEQGYFCRPGKVYKEARVCSFFKDY; from the coding sequence ATGTCACTAGGGCAAAAAAGAGCAATGGAAAGCTTGCTGGTGGTTCTCTCGCTAGGAGTCCTCCTCCAGCTCGCCGGCTGCAGCCCTCCGCCGGACCCGGTGATGTGCACGCATGGCACGTCCAACTGCACGATCACCAACACGTACGGCTCCTTCACGGACCGCACCATCTGCCGCGCGGCCAAGGTCACCTACCCGCGGACCGAGCAGGAGCTCGTCGCGGCCGTGGCAGCCGTGGCGTCCACGAAACAGAAGGTGAGGGTGGCCACCAAGCACTCCCACAGCATTCCCAAGCTGGCGTGCCCCGGCGGCGACGACGGCACCATCATAAGCACGGCTTGGCTCAACCGGACGGTGTGCGTCGATGCAGCGAAGCGGCTCATGACGGTGGAGAGCGGCATGCTCCTCCGGGACCTGGTCGAGGCCGCTGCCGCCGCGGGGCTGTCCCTGCCGCACTCGCCGTACTGGCACGGCCTCACCATCGGGGGCCTCTTGAGCACGGGAGCGCACGGGAGCTCGCTGTGGGGAAAGGGAGGCGGCGCGCACGAGTACGTGGTCGGCCTGAGGATCGTAACTCCGGCGCCGGCGAGCGAGGGGTTCGCCATGGTGAGGGAGCTCGGGGCTGACCACCCGGACCTGGACGCGGCGAAGGTCTCCCTTGGGGTTCTCGGCGTCATCTCTCATGTGACTCTGGCCATGCAGCCGTTGTTCAAgcggtcggtgacgatggtgaagcGCGACGACTCGGACTTCCAAGAGCAGGTAGCCCGGTGGGGTCATCTTCATGAATACGGCGACATAACGTGGCTGCCTCACCAGGGCAAGGTGATCTACCGCCAGGACGACCGCGTCGACGTCTCCACCCCGGGCAACGGCCTCTACGACTTGCCCCTTTTTCGCACCACCCCCACGCGCGAGCTCATCGATGCAAGAGCCGCCGAAGAGCGGCTGCAGGACAATGGCACCGACACCGCCCGGTGCGAGGCGGCGCAGCAGCAGGCGGCCGCGTCGGAGCGGCTGAATATATTCACCAACGACGGCGTCTCCTTCACGGGATATCCGGTGGTGGGGTACCAGCACCGCATCCAGGCATCCGGCCCGTGTCTCAATAGCCCAGAGGATGGACTCCTCACTTCCTGCGCCTGGGACCCGCGTATCCGAGGCTCCTTCTTCGACAACTCCGGCTTTAGTGTCCCACTGTCCAAGGCACCGGCATTCATCGCCGACATGCAACGTCTCAGGAACCTCAATCCGGACTTGTTTTGTTCTTCTGTCGACGCCAGGATAGGCGTGCTCCTACGATACGTGAAGGCGTCATCCGCTTATCTTGGCAAGCCGGAGGACTCGATCGGTGTCGACATCATCTATTACCGGAGCCACACCGAAGGCATGCCGCGTGCGCATGCCGATGTGGTGGACGAGATCGAGCAAATGGCGCTGCGTAAGTACGGCGGCATCCCGCACTGGGGTAAGAGCCGCAATTTCGCCTTCGATGGTGCCATCGCGAAGTACCCAAAAGTCCATGAGTTTCTTAAGGTGAAAGATAGGTACGATCCAGAGGGGCTCTTCTCCAATGAGTGGACTGACAAGGTTCTTGGTATCAATGGAAGTCCCAACATCATCAAAAAGCGTTGTGCCATTGAAGGACTCTGCGTCTGCTCCAACAACTCGCACTGTGCTCCGGAGCAAGGCTACTTCTGCAGGCCAGGGAAGGTGTACAAGGAGGCTCGTGTGTGCTCATTCTTTAAGGATTACTAA